A stretch of DNA from Oryza brachyantha chromosome 9, ObraRS2, whole genome shotgun sequence:
GCATATgctcaaaaatatttgaattgaGAGAGCAGTAAATTGTACAAACCAGTCGAGCTTTCAAACAGCTTCCGTAGTGCAGCAATATGTCCTTCCGCAAGATCAACTACATGGATATAATCACGTACCTGCATATCATACCAAAAACATGCCTCAATGGACATAAATATGCAACTAATACATACACTTTTCAGTCTGCATAGTCTCCAATTAAGTCTATCAGGAtatatcaataattttataatatgtgaaAGTAAAACTACCACGGAAAGAAAGTTGTCACTCTGAAATAATCTCCTACCAACTTATTTCTGGTATAAAATGGAGAAACAATGAAGCATTGATAAGCATAATGATAGTCATTCACATACAGCTCCACATGGTTGTGTTGTGTGGACagtttaaatgaaaaatcttaGCATCGTTTACTTTTATGTCTCTTCTCACTAAGTTTAGTCCTTCCCATCTGAGTTCTCAGTCATGCTACAGTAGCACAAGTGTATGATATAGAGGAgataatctttaaaaaatacactaggAATGACCACACAGTAACATGCTTGTTATTGACATCTCAGAGCTCTGAGGACTTCTTCCACAAGGCTGGCAAAGGAGCTTTACAACACTGAATCTGGCATTTGATAAGCCACATTGTTACTTCACTCAAGTCATGCAAATACCCTTGTTCAGTCATTACTTGCACGAATGTTATACTTGAACATAATAAACCTAAACCCCTTATTACCCACACAATATATAAAGGTTAAATACTCAAGAAGAGGTTGAGATAAGGAAAAGGGTAACTGAAGGTAGCTCAAGGGAAATTACCCCTGTCCCGTCTTTTGTTGCATAGTTATTTCCAAAGATTGTAAGTGATGGTCTCCTCCCAACAGCAACTTGCTGGACGAAGGGCATGAGGTTGCTAGGAATTCCACATGGGTCTTCACCAAGGTATCCACTGGGATGAGCTCCAACAGGATTGAAGTACCTAAGTAAAATTATGCTCCATTCAGAATCTGAATGGTGGATATCACGGCAAATATCCTCAGCTATGAGCTGcaattaatataatatgattGCAATCAGCTAAAATACTTGGtgcaaacatttataaatagaaaagacACAAGCACACCTTGGTTCTGCCATATGGATTGTGCGGAGTGAGAGGAAACTCTTCTGTGCAGGGTGAGTTTTTAGGTGATCCATAAACAGCAGCTGAAGATGAAAACACCAACTACAAACATTTGACATATGAGAAAATAAATGTGCATGTCAGCACCAGTCTCGTACAAGCAACAGATACACTGATTTAACCTCAAACAAATTGTTGATGGTTGACATGATTATTAAGAGAATGGTTTTCAGCTACAGGTAATAAAAAGAAGGATCGTGTCACCATGTCTAGTAGGTGAAGCATGAAGTTcattattataatttacagAAGCTGGGAGTAGcaactaaataaaattgtgtTGATTGTAAATGAAACCGACCGCTGTCTAACATATCAACTGGATTGGAAAGTAGAGAagcaattattttgttttcaaatatgaTATACTTTGAACAGGATCTGAATAATATGACTTCAAAAAACATCTTAGGTAATTAGGTAGATGCATTGAATCAAAAGAAATTACTTCAGAAAACATCTTCACGGAGCATAAGCTAGTCCACAGATATGGGAGGGGTAATTACCTTCTTACATCCATGGGCTGCCATAACTTCTAGAAGAATAATTGTGCCGACAACATTATAGTCATAATAAAGCAATGGCTTCTGTACACTTTCACCCACAGCTTTCAGACCAGCAAAATGAACAACAGCATCAAATCTGGAAAAGACGTATTTAGgaatttagataatttttacTTCGTAGAGATGAATTGAAAAGGGTTAAAGAGTTTACTTTTATATAGTACGTTTTACCTTGTTGAAGAAAAAACCATTTCCAGTCCATCCTTATCGCGAATATCAACCTGCAGAAGAACAGAAGTTAATAGTGTCGACTTTGAAACTTTTTCAGTAGAATCAAAATGTGTAGGATTTAAATACATAATATAACATTGACCTCTAAGTTCACATTTAAGTACTTAATCCTGAAGACAAATGAGATAAGTGTACATAACTTGCACCAAAGCTCACGCCTATTTTAGCGACTACAGTAGGAAGATCAAGAAATTATTGTTGAAGCTGCCAGTAGACCAATTGTAAAGAAAGAGGATGCCTTGTATAATCCCTTTTGGAAATGGCATAAAATTAGTAGATAAGGAGCAAAAATGCACCAATCTATTAGTGAATATGCATAATTTTCTTTCGAGGATTAAAAACACTCAACAAAGGATGAAAGTATAgcaccttaaaaaaataacagagCAGCtacacataataaaaaattcttaaaaaaccCTTACAAGTACAATTCTCAACTGATCAATTTAACTAGATGTGAGTTATAGAATTATTGAATCACAGTGTGCCACATCAGCATTTGTAAGGGAAAAAatgtacatataatttttccccaaacatacatacatgtcGCGCCCCTCATATTACTAAGTTCGGACCTTTTCATCTTCCTCTTATGCAGCCAATGTCAAGACAATAAACTTTGCACACATAATATTGGAAAAACTCTGCAGtccactgaaaaaaaaaactataaacagTGAGTTTGAGAAACCCTGTAGAAGAAAGGAGTGCATTTGTTTTGTCCATAACAATAACAACAAATCAGATCATTGGAGCCAACTGTGCAAATGATGCGATGGTTATGTGACACAGTTATGGTAAACAATGAAGGCAATGGCACAACAACTTGCAGACCTGCCCTGCTTGACATTTGCAACTTGTAAGTAGGTtattcctttcaaaaaaaaaaaacttgtaagTAGGCCCATCTAACCCCAGAAATGCGAGTTCcactattaaatatttaaatttatgcaaTTCAACTTCCCATTCAGTCCATAATACAAACTTGAATAATCAAAATTATGCTAAAAATTTCCAAAGCTTCTATTCTTAGCAAACAATCACACTCCAATTCATCACTTATAGTTACAGCTTAACAGTAAATGATCCAAATGTTTCAGATCATTCAACATAAGCTGCAATACAGTGAATACACAGACCACCCGCCCCATTAAACTGCCAAGAACGAAATAAACCAAACTGAAtagcttaaaaaaaacagaaaaaaagggaaaaataggCCTCCAATTGTGGTATTTCGCAGATTTGCCCCTGCCCATATTTCATAGCCACATATGGACCTATCACCGGATCTTAAAACATTGAGATACCAGACACCTATCACCTCTACATGTCCAGTCAAATGCAACACACCGGATCTTTTCCAGTTTCTATTGGATAAAAGAatccctcttttccgtgtcagTATGATGATATCTTCCAATCCAAACACAAGGCAAACATGTTTCAAACAACCAAATTTCTGGCTTTGAGCGTTTGAGATGCAGCAGCCGGTTTTATTTGTTatccgaaaaaaaaacagccaaAATTGATGATCGAACATCCTAAACGAGAATTTCCGGCTCTTATATTTCTCTAAATACAATTAATCACAAATAACACACACACATCgcaataaatccaaaatcacTCCAGATTCATTTGACCGTGGAATGTTGTCGCCATCTCGCCCAAACAGACGTCAAGTATAACAGACCAAAATCACCAGCTTCCTCCCGTGATGAGCAACCCACCATTGCAACCCATGAACCAATCAAAACAAACACCAAAACGTCAAATTACTCCGGCCACGCATCACCGGAGAGATCTGCCATCATTCCAAATGGGCTCCTCAACCCCACATCGGACGATCGTGGTAGTCGCCAAGAGAaagaagggggaaaaaaaaagcacgcGCAAAATCGGCCCCAATCCAAACCAGCGCCCAACCCAAGGGCCCGCGACGTCCCGTACCTTGTGGAAGGAAAGGTTCCGCGCGGCGTccccggcgagcgcggcgacgcggcggacggcgagctCGGAGGAGTTCCCCAGGctgtcgacgacgacgacgcggaaGCCAGCGGcgagcagctgcagcacggtGTGGCTCCCGATGTAGCCCGCCCCTCCCGTCACCAGCACCGTCCTGCTCgggcccgccaccgccgccatctctctctctctctctctctctctctctctctctctctctagacaCCTTCCGCGCGGCGTGGATCTACGGACGAgcggggcgacggcgaggcggaggcggggggaGGCGAGGAGTGGgggagaaggaagagagagagagagagaaaatttgAACGGgagaagagggggagggggggggtgCGGCCTGGTCCGCGTGCACCCGGGGTTGCCGCGTGTCGCGCCGGTGGACGGGAGGGGGAGTCGGGGGGGAGGCTGTGGGGCCCGCGAGTCAGTGACGTGTGTGTGAGGGTGTGGGCCCATGTCCCCGGAGATGACGACGTGCGTGCTGCTTGCCTTGTCGGTGTGGTCTCCTCCTCGCTGGTCTACGctgcgatttttttttgttctgatTGCTACAGCTTCTCGCCGAATATTCACAGGCTGCCCAAAGTTCTTTCCGATAGTACTCCGTATTTAGGTTTTGATAATTTACAGTtgtttaatttagaaaataaattagaagtcATAAGCTGAAAAAGTtagaattttcatattttggaAATTTGATTTCTCATGGGCTACTTCTCGTACTTAACACCTGTAAAAAAAGTCATATGAGGTGACAAACGGCAcatttgtaaatagaaaataatttataaataatatatatatgtgtgtttttgggtttaaaagcaaatgctagaaataaattatagttacaaaattataaaatcaactcaaagattgaaaattcaaagttttggTTTACACGGATAAACCGAATAAATGAGGCCGATAATTTCGCACCGCGCGTGGGCATATCTGCTTTTGCTTCGTTGGTAGGCTGATTGATTCCGAAGGATCCTGGATTAGCCGTCTCTAATACTCTTGTTTATTGTTGCTTAGATGCCTTaagtagattttaaaaaatatgtataattaaAAAGTTGCGTTGGGGGGCATTTGACGGTGCCTTCCTAGAAGTCGTTTTCGTCATTTTAGGATCTAAGACAGTGACGATATGTACTAATATTCTTTGGtttgtatatttaattaaatcgtgaCTAACTCACATGTTGTTCGTCATTTTGTGGGAGTCTTTCTTTCCTactatctattttattatactgCTTATTTTGATTGATGATGACAATAGATGTTTTGGAGTCTAGACAAAACGTATACTGATACCagtatttaattattagtttCATCAAATACAAGTGGTATTACAGGCCTACTTTACTACGGTAAGCTTAAGCACCTGTCAAGGTTTAAAACGAAGGTAGATAAATCAAGGTAAAAAAGAGATAATATTTCAAACCAATAAGCCCACGTTCTTTCTCCCTTACTAACCCAGATTCCCTTTCTTTTATACGCGTGCTTCCTAAAccgttaaacggtatattttttaaaaattttttataagaaagttactttaaaagatcatattaatctattttatattttcataactgataattaattaatcatgtattaatatattattatgttttccaCGCCGAATAACTTGCCTTCTACCGAACACAGCCTAAGTGGTGTCGTAGGTACTCCTTaaggaaaaaagggaaaacaatATATCTGCAGTTTTGCAGCCGAGGCAAATGGTACATATGACTAAGGCTGCATTCAGTAAGGAGGGGTGTAAGTTAAGTTACCCAgcacgaaaaatatagtaataaattagtacatgattaattaattattaattattaaaaatataaaatagattaatatgattttttttaaataacttttctatagaattttttaaaaagatatacCGTTTATCAGTTCAGAAAGCATATGCTCAAAAAACGAGagggttaagttaacttactgggggtgggggtgggggtggagaGCGCAGCCTAAGGAATGGTGCAGAGGCTATGGGGTCACTcctcataatatttttattctctcAAAGAAGATCTATActatacaatatataaaaaataaagttggtGGGCATAAACAAGACTATGTAGAAATAGTAACTCAAATATCATCATGGGCATTATCATAGTATGAAAACTAACTTGTGGGGAGCTTAACACtattcttttatgatttgcCTTGCTAATAGGTTAACAAGTGtgcctaactttttttttgactagTGGGAGTCTGGGGTCATGTCGATATGTGTGATTATATAATACAGAAGTCAAAAGACACTGCCTGAATGTGGaccaaaaacacacacaaattCAGTGACATTTATTCCTCCCAAATTGGTCACTAATCTTCAGATTAACAAAGAGTAGGCTCATGCAGTAAAATGCTCTAGGTTAAAGGCTAGCAGCCCAGCCACTTGGGTGGGTGTCACCAAACCACAAACACCCATATCAGCACTGCTGatttgtagtagtagtagtgcaTCCATGGTATTTTGGACCTGATCACCTGAACAGGACAAACATTGTCTTTAGCCTGACCTAAGCACCATTGTCTTTAGCCTGACCTAAGCACCAATCTCACATGGGCCATTTCCAAGGTTGATACAGCAAGATGATGTTGACATTCCCAAAGTACACCCCTCCATGACATGACATCCATACATGTGTCCCATCATTGATTTGCAGAATTATTCTCAACTTGAAAGAAATCATGCTTCATTGGGAGATTGGTCTTTGTGCAGAATTAGAATGGGGTGTATGGTGACCTGTTGCTGTAGTTGACCTGAATACAAATTGGAGCTTAATAGATGTAGTCATGCATGGGACAGGTTTTCCTCACCTACTAGAGTATTAATTTGTTAGGATTTGATGATCCACAGAATGCCAGCAACTTCTGAAATCCTACACCTGCATTGGACAATGATTGAAAGTTAGCACAGGATTCAAGTTGTAGGTGATGCATGAGTAACTCACGAGCAGTGGTGACTATAATCTTTGATGATGTGCTTCCCTGACAGTAACCAGAAAAACCTCATGTGATGAAGGTCCCAGGATGATGTCATGTCAGAAATAATTGCTGCATATGATTTTGATTCTACATGAATAAAAATGCACGTTTCTGATGACGTCAAGTACTGAATTATGTTAGAAGTAATTAGTTTGCACTGAAATAAGATAGTATGGCATTGTGAAAGCAACAAAATACTAAGAATAGTGGGCCATAGCTCGATTTTCATGACTGTGAATCTGTAATAGGACAGTTCCAACATCACATCTCGTTATCATTGTATTACGCAAAGCATTTGCTACATTATGCCAACAACGAAAGCTTCACAAtactggggggggggggggggggggggggggggggcaacgATTGCACAAAATAGAATGGGCCACAAAGTTAACTAGTCATGATATCCTTTCCCATACAGCTCCAAAGTGAACTTTGTGCTATTTATTTACAACCTTGATATCAAATGTTACATCAGAATATACTTTTCATTTCTACAATACTACAGAAACTTGTCATTGCAAGCATCAGGTGTCCACTTTCTGTCACCACTTTGGTAGAGTTAAGGGTGACAAAAGCAGATTATCGATTTCCTTGCGAACCAACAAACCACAATCCCATGAGCAcgttttttttgtgtatatgAACAGAAGAAACAAAGCAAGCATGCTAGAGAAAAAGTCGTGTTCTACACAGTAAATCTTGAGCTAGCTACACTTCTTCCTGCCATCCTATCAACACGTCGGCGGCCAAAGGGCAAACCAAAAAACGAGCGAACCACACCCCCAATCTCTGTCTTGCACAGTGGGCATACTGCATTTATCTTGAGCCATTTATCGACACATTGCACATGAAAGAAGTGGGTGCACGGAAGCTCACGGAGCTCATCGTCATCTCCATACTTGGTAAGACATATGCAACACACCTGCAGATATGTTCAAGTTATGTGTTATGAATTATGAATCAAACTAAGAGAGCTCTAGCGCTATTTCGGGAAGCTGATTTCAAGGTAGCCATTGGCCATTGCAAATAGCAATGAGTTGAAACATTAAAAGTGATAATCAAACCAGTAAAGTGGGGAATAACTTGGCAAAATTCAAAGATGTCCCATGTTACTGAAGAAGGAAATGAATGACATGGAAAGGGAATTATGCAAGTAAGTGCAACAACTGTCCAAAGGTATATAAGAATACAGGGCTGTAGTATAGTAtacacaaaattatttatcataaaGAAGAGTGTTTCCTTAAAACATCTCCTTGTTgcactgagaaaaaaaaggtgaagtTTAATTGTTATCTGAAAAGATGTGTAAAAGCAACATCATTAGCATCTAGCTAAACCTTTTATTAatgaatattctaaaataaggTAAGGCACTGGGTGCGTAAGTTTACACTTGTATTGAATTGAGTTATGGTTACTATATTATAAAGTACATGAAGGTCAATATAACAAACCTCCTACATACTAATTATTAATCGAGTGCCATCAGACATGAAAATGACATGAAATATACTCACAGCATCTTCAGCTGAAACAATCCTTTCCTTCTTAGTTCCTGGACCCAGGATGCCACCCTCGCTAGGATTCTCTGAGCTTGAAGCATGGTCAACCCACATTTTGCTTCGTTTTGGTTTGAATTTATACGTTGGCAGTGCATCAATTAGTTCTTGAGTAGCTCCTCTAGTATGACCCAAATCATCTTGAAGACGCAGAAGAGAAATCAAGCATGGAAAGCAGCAGCATATGGCTGCACACATGATGAAGGGAATCGCATACCCAACACAACTAAGTGCAAGGAATGCTAAACATAGCCTAGCAAGAGGCAAAAAAGTCAGGCATTTGTTCAAAAAAGCTATGGAAGAAACAGAATGGAAAACAAATGCCTATACAAACAGATTGGAAAGAAAATACCTATACATATTGGGAGCTTCCTGAGCATCTGTCGAAGTGTTGTGCCCACCAAAAATCCACACA
This window harbors:
- the LOC102710434 gene encoding E3 ubiquitin-protein ligase At1g63170-like isoform X2, giving the protein MEKLHQHQPVIKICTVIQMIYIWMIGLQQAHKPHHRSLQHQLRPLHMTPEIYPFLEEIVYMAMEEVFGTLIVAAIVVLVFSRDEHPHAPLFAWIIGYTIGCISSLPLIYWRCVHRNRPSEQEPDQPPTAYPNLTSSQSSEGRNQRSNGTVLHFGCIIISCPRPSILAYHFKTAVDCFFAVWFVVGNVWIFGGHNTSTDAQEAPNMYRLCLAFLALSCVGYAIPFIMCAAICCCFPCLISLLRLQDDLGHTRGATQELIDALPTYKFKPKRSKMWVDHASSSENPSEGGILGPGTKKERIVSAEDAVCCICLTKYGDDDELRELPCTHFFHVQCVDKWLKINAVCPLCKTEIGGVVRSFFGLPFGRRRVDRMAGRSVASSRFTV
- the LOC102712197 gene encoding UDP-glucose 4-epimerase 4, encoding MAAVAGPSRTVLVTGGAGYIGSHTVLQLLAAGFRVVVVDSLGNSSELAVRRVAALAGDAARNLSFHKVDIRDKDGLEMVFSSTRFDAVVHFAGLKAVGESVQKPLLYYDYNVVGTIILLEVMAAHGCKKLVFSSSAAVYGSPKNSPCTEEFPLTPHNPYGRTKLIAEDICRDIHHSDSEWSIILLRYFNPVGAHPSGYLGEDPCGIPSNLMPFVQQVAVGRRPSLTIFGNNYATKDGTGVRDYIHVVDLAEGHIAALRKLFESSTGCEAYNLGTGKGTSVLEMVKAFEKAAGKKIPLVIGPRRPGDAEILFSSAAKAEREFKWKAKYGIEEMCRDQWNWASKNPFGYASPDSTKQNGNSH